TGTGCCTGAGGATGAACCCAATAGTGACAGCTCATGGAGGGCTACACCTCTAGTCCTAGAATGTGGATTTATCTTGACTGTCAAATATCCCAGTTTGGGGTTAAACCCTTTGAATCTTGACTCTGTTTTCAGTATCTAAACACAGTTATTCCATATGAGAAGAAAGGCACCCCTCCATCTGTCGACGACCTGCAGATGCTCACAAAAAGTAAGTATCCAATCAAATCAATCCGCTAATAATTACTGGCTGGGAAAAAGTGGACACCCAGAGCTGATTCTGAATTCTGATTTCTCTCTTCCACCCAGTTCTTTATGCCATGAAGGAGGACAGTGAGAAGGTGCCTACACTGCTAACCGACTACATACTGAAAGGTAAACACACACGTTTGAATACCTCTGCAAAGTGAAAATGTCCCTGTTTTACTGACTGGTATAGCGACCACACAGACCAGGACAACACAGTCAGAACAGTGAAGATTACAGTGTGATGTTTGACTGGAATATTCTCTAATCAGTTCAGTTAGTGTAAAGTTGAACCTCCTCATTAGGAAGAATCACTGCATTGAATTAACCTTATTGAATCATTTTCTCATGATTATCCACTGTTTGTGCTCTCTAGTCTTGTGTCCTACCTAAAGCACCACCAGGCCAGGGGCCGCAGTGTGATGATGAATTCTTCCCCCGAGGGATTTTCCAACCCTCCTCGCCTCTGGCCCGAGCTGCATGACCTCCCCTCTTTGACCATTATCAACCATGGATCCTCACCATCAACATTATTGTATTCACCTCAACTATGACTACTGCCTTTCGCTGAGCTCACCTTCTCCCATCCTACACATTAAGCTCAGGCCTGACCCAAAATGGCCTCCATCTGTATCGTTAAACAAATGGAACGGCCAATCCCACTTTTAAAGGACTTCACTAATGGAGCATGACATGCTATCAAATATCACTACACCACTTTGGTACAGGGATACAACGTTATCATTGCTTTCttgtccttcttttctttcctttatggtttcttttttaattttctttgtttcctctaaCAGAATTTTAATGTTGCCAAGTTTTGACACTTATTCATAAACTGACCTGTTGACCACTGGGTTGttgattgattgttttattcattgattCATATGGACTACATTGTAAAAAACACGGAATGCCATATTGCATCCACAAGTGATCATCTCCCTGTATTgtttcagatgaaaacagtgattCATTTGAATACACAAGCCATGCACCTTTCTCTGCCAACTTAGTACTGTAGCTCCACgtgaatgaaaagaaacacaggacTATTACGGGTGCAGTGCAGTGCATTACAaagcctttttctctttttctttttgcttcaCTATCTGAATATCCAGTGCTCTTCTGACTTTTTTGAAATTTCTTTTAACTTCTATCTAAATATTTGATATAAACTCTGTTGCTGATTTTCTACTATTATTTACTGTGTCATCAGAGCAGCAGGCTTCTGTGCATTCCACCCCGTTCAGCCACATGGAGGTGTGTCACTGAGTTTTCCTTGGAAAGATCATCCCCTGATGAAATGAGCTCATTTCAGTAAAGGTGTGCATATTTGCATATTAGCATATTTATGACTTCCTTTGCGCCATGTAGGTGAATGTTACATCGCTAATTGCAAATTCTAATAAACATTCAACCctaccagtgtgtgtgtttgcttctttctgtctttgcccTTTTAATTCAGCAGGTAACTCAATGCTGATAAGATGTTGGAAGACGACTCGCAAAAGCAGCTTCACATGGAGGTGTGATGGGGTTAACACTACTGCATGAATTATATTTTTTGAGggaaaaacatatttcagtctATTCTTTGGATTATTTAGGTCTTTCGGTTATGTATTCCCCCAAAAAACAAGTCATTGTCCCAGGGTAACAACGTGCCATATGAGTATAAAAACACAGGATTAGGATTATGAACAACTATAGgattaaaacaacatttgcATCACAAAGGTTGTATCACAACAAGTCCTTGTTTAataattcagtatttttcaaatgtgatcAAAGATCATATTTAAGACATACAGAAATACTATCAATAATATTTAATACGttttttatacaaaaacatttatcatTGCCTCATTAAGAATTATTAAGAATACATCTACTCCACCTCAGTGAAAAATGCCAAAtctatgaatatgaatatttttcattaaaaaaaaaagttaaactgCTGGATAGAAGGTGTTCCCTACTTCATTCATGAAAAAGTCCGttatcagtgtttgtgtactgCAGGCATCAAGTTCTGCAGTGGACCATGATTTTTCAAACAGTGATATCACAAATCCTGTTCAGTGCATTCTCCTAACTGCACAGTTTGAGGCAACAATGGGAAAGTTTAGGaatatactgtgtataaaaataaaatgcaaacaatgaCCCTCTTTAAGAGTTTCATGCATCAGCCTGTATTTTCCCAACAACTTATCTTAGCTCTAATATGTGAAAGTGTCAGCTTTATCTTACTGCTTTCTGCCACTGTGCTTCTTGTTTCTTGAAAGGCAACATTATAGACCAGCTTCGTTCTCCATTTGATTAATCAGAAACATGAGTTCAAATATTACAGTGTGCAAAAAAATGATCTGTGTGAGGGTCAAAGAGAGTGTCTGCAGCCTCAGGATGTCAATATGCATTGGAGGGTTGAGCTCCATCTCTAACAGGAAgattcttcctccaccacttctcGCGTCTTTCCTAAATAAAGCCAAtttgctgccctctagtggttgaCTTTTAATCTCATAATGACCTCTAGAAATACGCAACAAATTCCATACTTAACCAAATACATATTGTACCTTAGTATTTGAAATGAATTAGGATAATTACTTTAGGACATGAACTCTTTTTCAATAATGATCCACTCCTGAAACTCCTGAAATGAATCTAGACTGCACTCAATACCACCATTAATTATAAGATCAGTAACATTGGCGGTGCTTTTATGtcttttcaaaaataaatgttgtggaCATACAAGTTGTTTATGAAACCATGTTACAGAGCATATGACATAAGAGTAATTTAATTACATTCTCCCCTGTACCAGCTCATCGTGGCCAGTGGAGGGCAGATGACAGCATCATGACTGCACTGCAGTTTGATTTTGGCTCAACAGACACCGATGACTGCAAGTAAGACTGCAAATAAGTTAATGCACCTCCATGCTGGAAGCTTGACAATAAGGCTGATGTATCTTAAAAATGGAATTTTGGAAgctttgggaaaaaaaagcacaaacaactaataatttcactttttaattgaaaatattaTACAAACCATTTTTCATGAACATAAATATGGAGGATACAAGTGCACATCGCACATTAATGTCCACAGTTCAGGCCTACTGTTATACATAAGCACAAGTTTGGCCACAGTAGTTATACAATCCATCACGGTTTATAACTGACTGACAGTGAACACTTCTTTAGTTGGGAAAACATTTACTATTTATAAACTCTGCTCATGTGCTCTTATACATACACAGATACTGTACTGTAGAAAAATAAAGGCTTGTcttgaatacattttaatgtcCATAATGTACACTTTTGAATTGACCCATTCACAAGTTAAAACATTGAGTCTATGGACTGGTTCTAAAGATTCTGTAATAAGTTCCACCCATCAAAAAGATTTCCTCCCCACTTTCAACTTCCCAGAGGAAGTCTTTCCATTTTGCTCTTATGtattaaaaacaatacaaatctCAAGAAAACTGTCAAAGCTTCAAGACACAGCTACCACTTGTTTGCACATtttgctgtcactgtgctgtCAAGCTTGTTTCAAACAGATAACAGTTAACAAAAAGGGTCTGTAAAGGGTGCTCTTACATTTCCCTTCAACATCATCAAGTTTCATATTAGAATTATGTTATTATGACATCCTGTTCACTCGGAAAAATGCAAAACGACAAACATATGCTCCAGTGTAAAGACAACACAGCAGAATAGATAGTATGATCATTATCATTAtacatatgtttttcttttctcttccaaatCAAATGATATTTAAATAGGCATTTGTGCAACTTGAAAGTAGCCAGAATgagaaaaaggccaaaaaagaaaaaaagaagaagaatgtgaaCGTTGCTCCATGTGTCAGAGAAGAgtgcctctgagctgcagctgctctaaTTCAGAAATACTAACTGAACAAAGGTGTGACAGTGTGGAAAATATGgccaaatatttcttttttaactaGCTTTTGGGCTAAAATCCAGTGCTTATCTGGTTCAGTCGTACTAAGCCAACATATATTTGGTACAATATTCTATAGGTTGTTTTAAATTTGCTAATTCACTTCAAGGGGAAATAGTGGGATTTTACCATCTTCTCATAATAGGAGATGGTAAAAGATCTCTAACTGGGAAAATTCACATTAGTATTTTTGATTCCCAGAAACTCCTATCTGCTTACTGTGTCTGTATTGGCAATGTCAATCAAATGGGAAAGAACACCTGTCCAAAAAAAGCTAAAGCCTTCAGTTTTTGCCAATGAAGCTTCCACGTGTTCACTGAAACAGTTtctaaaacagttttttttgtgacaCTAGAAAATCAAGTACAGCACATAAAAGGAGCATGTTGAAATAATGAAGTGTTGCATACTGTGTGTCTTTGGTTCAGTATCCAGTGTTACAGGTATTACCTGCATCATATGTATGGAACATATGAGGCTGTGGCCAACAATGTCacacatttaacagaaaataaataccATATTTACAATTTCAATTCTGCAGGCAACTTTAAATTATTACAACTCAAGTGTGGACTCAAGTATTGGCAAAGTCACCGTACTGCAGTACTGAATAGTGCTCAATATTATAAGAAGCTTTTGCTAATCTGTGTTTAAAGAATTGAGTCTAAGAGCATTTCATAAACTGAACCACCGACAGAAGTACAGCCAAAAAAAGGATTTGGAATCTTTATCATATGTATAATATTGTCTTATCTTTCTGTCCATAAGTCTGCTGCAGCAATACACTCATCTATCACACCCAGTTCTCATTAACTTCCCTTTGAGCAGCTCTCTCTGAACAGTACTAACATAATGTGCTTAAACTGGTTTTGGTCTTGAAAATTCTTCCCTTAGGTAGTTTTTGAGTGAAGATGATTGATGAGGTACAACAGACCTGCATAACCCTCTTCGTACATGAAAAGCCCACCGTGATGATCCATTTGCTGTTCATCAGTATGGCAGGGGGAAAAATACAATGTAAGGTTTAAAAGCtacatttgaaataaaagatATGGTAAAGTAGAAAATACCAGACAAATGTATGAAAATCATATCTGTACATAGTTTGCAATGTATACAGTGCAGACAGAATATAAAAGACGTAAGTATACTTGAAGCAAGTAAACAGTCTGTGTCTGAAAGTCTTGCCATGAAGCTTCTTGGCGCGAAAGCAAGCATCATACGTGAAATTGACCTTTTCATCTACAATAATTATTTGCTAGATAGTAATTAAAGCGttccctttaaaaaaatcagcagctgaCCCTTGACCCAGAGTGAAGGGACAGTGTTCCAACGCTTTTGTCAGCAGCACTGCTTTGCCAGTGCTGGCTAGAGTTAGACCAGAGACCCGGCCTGGTTCTGTGCAGGAACCATGATGGGCACCCCTCCCATGCGGGTGATGTTGGAGGCTGTGACTGTGGAAGTGGGCAGCGGGGGCGGGGAGGGAGCGGCCTGGAGCTGCGGCTGAGGCTGGCTGTAGGTCTGTGGCAGCACCTGAGCCTGGGGCAGCTGAGCAAAGCGCTCTGGTCTTGGTAGGGAGCTCCCGTTGGTGCTGGCCTCAGAGGAGACCGGCTGTCCACGTGGCAgggtggtgttgttgttgtagctgtagtgggtgggggtggaggcTCCGTGATGACGGGATGGCCGGTAACCGGCTGTGCTCCCCGTGGCGGTGATGATGGAGGCTGTGTCCGAGGGGGGGCGCTGGGGATACTGctgcaggtggtggtggtggtggttgttgtggtggTGGGAGGGCTCTTTGTGGTGTGGGCTGGAGGCGATGGAAGACAGGGTGCCATTCTTGGAGATAATATCTGAACCCATGCCACTCTTTGCCCAGGACACACGTTTGGGAGCCTGAGCGTCCTCCCTGCAGGTGGACAGAACATACAGTCAGTTTACTGTCTACAGCACACAGACGATGTGGGCCCCACATCTGAAAGAATGTTGTTACACTAATCtccagcattttattttcatcccgCAGCTGTTACTTGTGGCCACGGTGACAGCTGTTTAGTAAAAACACATAGTCTTGTGCTTGTGTCTTGTCTAAACTGTCCCTTATAgtacacatacatactgtgCATGCATAAAGAAGACTTAGCGGTCAATTTTAAAAATGGAccataaacatgcacacacacacgcgcacacacacatgcaagtgcgcacacacacacatgcacacaccgaAGCGCAGAACAGTGTGAGCTTAAACTCTTCTTCATGTTCTTTTCCAAATGGacatgttaaaaataaacacaatgtgtTCCAGGAAACCACTCGTCTCACTTATATTTTGAATGGCCCAACTaagtttgttgttgtgttgctaCATTTTACACAAGCCATACGCATAATTACATCCGGAATTGTAGCTGCTGGTTGGCAAGATTTTTTTTGGTGGGactagagctgaaacgattaacCAAATAActgatcagctgactgacaaaaaaataaaccagcAGCTCTTTTGATCATCAAATAGTTTTAGTTTAattcatttatctttatttcattgCTATGGAAGGCGTATGCCCTACTATTACTACATTATAAAATACTATGATATATTCTTTCAAACAacatatttgaaataataattttcaaGTGAAGTCTACTCTGAAAAGAACTGCTACAAACCTGCAGTTTATGGtgacaaacagctgtttccCTCATATGTGCATATGTATATTGTTTCATCACCTTGTATAAATCTAAAAGGTTCTGGGAAACATGAGCGCCTTCATGTCAACACCTGTAAGTACCAGTGATACAGGCTTCTTGGAGGTCAGCCACTTGAACTCACTTGATTTCATTAGCCATGTCGTCCTCATTGTCTCTCCGCCTCTTCACCAGGAAAacgaggcagaggaggaggaggaagatgaagccAACCACTGAGCCCACGGTGGCGCCAACAATCATCCCCACATTAGTGGCTACAGGAAGAATCATGGGACACTAATCAAAAAGGCACATATTGTATGTCTACAAATTGTACATATTGTTTTCGGGAAAGTTGTTTCTGTTAAACAAATGTCGTAAATGAGTATGTAAGAAAGGAATTTTTGGATTATAAATTTGCAAATATggttttaacaacaaaaaacatcatttcctagttatatgtactgtatataatggttgcttgtgttgctgtgtgctaCGTACAGGTGACGATCTCCAGGTTGATGAAGCAGCTCTCTGATCCGGCTGAGTTGCTGGCTGTGCACACATATTTCCCTGACATGTTGCTGCTCAGGTTGCTCAGCTTCAGAGTGCCGGTCTTTTCATCTAAAACAGCACAGAACACGGAGGATTACGGTCAAGCATGCTTACATATTATTCCATGCGCACACATGGCAACATAAAATCAGACTGCAGATGCACCCATGGCTTCGGCATATTCGACTTTTATTCATATTATGCTCTTCAGATGACAATTCATCTTTAATTTCCAGTATTGGTTATGATGTATTATAGACAAGAAAAATCAGTTCAGGGTCAGTCCTTTACTTACAGCCCAACATCCAGTTTTGTCAATTGTGGAAAATACTACTACTATTTCATCAAGGAGTTTATGTAACCAGTGCAAATTCTGTGTGCATGAAGTCAATTATTGTTCAGCAACTCGAGCAACACAAGCAGGTACATGAATCTTCCTTCTGAGTGAATGATAATAATCAGTTACTCACTGAGCATGGGTGAGAAGAAGACCTCAGAGGTGGGGCTGGTTTTCCTCCACTTGTACATAGGAATGGGCTTCCCAGAGCTGGATCTGCAGCTCAGAGTCACATTTCCCTTCAGCACTGGCTTCCCTGATAGAGAGCACTTAGGAACAGCAGGAGGGACTGAGACGAGAGGattacaaaatgtttattttgttagaTGATACAACATAAAGTATGGAATTCAATCTTTCTTAGTCTAGTTTTTGATGTAAGACGAACAGCATATATAACTATAGTGCAGGCAAGAGGAagtaaatgtgttgttttctctgtttcctacCCTTCACATCCAGACTGAGCTCAGCAGTGAGGCCAGGATTATCAGGAATGATGATCTGGCAGAAGTAGCGTCCTGAGTCAGACTCCTGGGTGTTGTTGATGTACAGTGACACGTCGCGTGAGGGCATGCTGGTGGTGAAACCAACGCGGCCCTTGAACTGAGAGCTGCCCACGCTCATGGAGCCTTTGGTGTAGGAGATGATCTGGACAAGAGAACACAGAGCCAATGTCAGATgcaaagaaacaggaaatacaagAAGCTTGCAAGCACACAGTTCaagaacatgtgtgtgtttgtgaacgcCAGATGAAGCAGCCTCATAGCCATCCATGTCAATATGATTATATGTTATCCTGGGTCAAAAGAATCAGAGGGAACTTTAATCCTGACATCTCTTGCCCAGAAAATTGTGATTGTTTGGCCATGGTCGAACATTTGGTTTAATGCACTACAGAGTAAACTGAGTAACATGCAACACAATTGGAACTCCACAGATAAATCTTCTCATGGAGTCATGTACTGCACATTTGTGGCTCATTTCCATCAGCCCAGGGTTTACAAGACTTGAACTGTGTCACCAGTTTTAGGTTGGATTTGAAGACATGTTGTGGACCAAAGACAAGTATTGTTTGTGCATCTAATCCTGAtatatcttcttcctctgtgccatagagctccattgttgtccaaaaactattgaAAACAGATCAGTGAGCCAAAGTGCtacactgggtgacatgttccttcctgtccatgaacacacacatggtCATACATACAATGCACTGCTACTGGaaataatattttataataataacaattttGCTGAAATCAACAGCATGACTTGCTTTAGTTTGAAGAAACGTACAGTGCCAGGCTGTTTTGGGAAATAATTTAGCCAAAGAGTGAATATCATATGATTTTCAAAGATTCACGTCACTACAGTATATTCCAAAGGGTTTGGACCTGACGGTCACTGACAGGGCAGAGAAGTCAGAAAGCGCTGAGAGACGGAcgaacacattgttggttttgttggcAGTAATAAAAGTAGAGAATATTGCTGCCTTTTCCTTTAAGTTGAATGAAGGAAGGATAGGTTGGATGAGAACAATTACTGACAACGGCATAAAACTTAATCCTGAATGTAGAACTGGCTTAGAGCTTTGAGACAGAGGACCTCAGGTTAAGGCAGTGtggtcactgtcactgtgagtgtTAGTGCACATAGGCCGATTAGTTGAGACGTGAGAGACAAAGCAGCCCCATGACGTACagtgaaagcaggaaaaaacaagactgaactgttttgttttttgttttttgtttttttaaatttcaactCGTTTTGATTATCTCACATTAGCTGCTGGACTGCACACCATGCAGATGGCTATGCatcactgtacacacacacgaaacTCTCTAAAGAGACTGTGGCATCTAGGTTTGACtttgagggagagagagtttGTTCTTTTGATTCATCTTTTTGGctacaaatgacagaaaagcgATCAGAGTGAGACACTGGATGGCCGTCCAGGCATATGAAAAAAGCCTCTCTTTTAATCAACTGTGTCTTTCCCAGCTCTCTGagtcctctgttcctctgtcttctttttgATTGTTATCCTCTTTTGGGTCGTCCATCTGTACAGCCCAATAATCTGACCTAGGCAGATATGTAAGCTGAGCCACGGTCAGGTCTCTAGATAATGTGTAGAATAACAATGCAGGGCTGTTCAGCTGGGCTTGTTACGCAAATCCCCCCTGCTTCATTTCACGTGTTACCACAACAGTGACTTCATAAATCATCTCATTTATGATTAATTAAATaaaggtgtttttgtgtgtgtgtttctgaacacagaaaaacatttgttaCAGTATTGTGCATTAAGGCAGTGAAGAAACAGTCCTTGTATGAAAGCTTTAAGACATTTTTGTCTTGGATTAATTTCTAAGGGTTTACAAAGAAAGAGCTTTGCCAGATTAACAGTATAAGAACGGGCAAACATCCTTTCTAACTGTAATCCCACATATTATAGCCACAGAAGGCAAAGTGAAAAGATTTTACTGCTGGGCTGTAGATACTATATTATACTGGACATGGAGGAAGATATGAGCAAACATCATGTCGATGTTTTCCACATAGGACTGTTTGTGAGATCTTCCATTCAATTCCTTACCAACTGGGTGTTGTTAGAGACAAAGTTCCAGAGGATGGTGTTGGTGCTCAAGTCACTGCCTGGCTCTGTGGTGTACGAGGCCCTCAGCACAACCATCTGACCCTTGGTCACATTCATACTGGTTTGAGGCATCTGGATTTGGGCCCATATGCCtggatggaggaaggaggaaagggaATTGAAGAAAATAGAGTTTCAGTGGGATCCTTCTGCAAAACTGATCAGGTTTTCATCCATACTGATAAAAAAGATGTTCAGTAAAACTAGATTCTTCATATGTTGTGTAGAAATGTCATAACCACACATATTTAGGTAAATTATGATCTGGCCcaacattattcattcattatttataaCAACAACTAAAAAAGAACAGTGGTGACATGCCATGAATGATAATAACAGAATCTATTTATTAAGCATTAAAAACTCTTGCATGAATGTCATAAGAAAATATAGTTATTAAAAATTTTATAGAATTTATCAGCAGCTTTCCATCAAGTATTTAGAGgtaacagacagaaacatcacGGAAGTCAATTCATCATCATAAAAACCTTTACAAATGCTGTTCCTACCAACCAGAGTTGGGAGAATATCCATGCAGGTGAGCGTGTGTGCAAGTTAAGTCTTCATAATTCTACAGTACACATCTTCTGAGCTAATGCTTGTCATCAAGCTACAGTCAGTCCAGCAGCCATCCAGAACTACAAGAAGACAACCCGCCAGTCAGCATGTCCACTGAGCTTTCAATTTTTCATCTCAAAATGATTTGAGCTAAGGGAATTACATGGGGCAACATGTGATGTTGATACGTGACGTTGACatgagaccaaaaaaaaaaaaaaagagaaaaaactggGAATAATGCAGACGTGCAGTAATCATCTGGAAAAAGACTAGAGGCACAGTACAAATTCAAGTGGTTTACATGTCTCTAATATTGGTATCATCATCTTGATGCATCTTCTTATTCGTCATCGGTCATTACTGGTTGATCATAGGGAAACCAGTAAGGAATAATGAGTCTTATTGCAAAATATCCCTAATACCTTGAACATTTAGTTCACTATCACATTCAGTATCCCAATTCAAGGTTAAACATAACAAATAACATAACAAATAACAAGCTCATGAATTCATCTGAGGCTTAAAGTGGtaaaggaaaaagacagagttGATTTATCTGGAATTGCCTGAAATTCACTACTGTGGTGAGGGGCTCATTGGCAGGGTAAACTGTAGTGTGCATTATGGCCAGAGAGGGGCAGCAGAGAGCCAAAGCACATCTGTTACTGACcgaagaaaaataatgaaatgcacTTTCTGCAGGTTTATATTCACATATTTCCtactgaaaagcattttattgGTGATATCTACTTTAAAATCATTCAGCTCAAGGAAAAAATGACACTCACTCAAGTGCACTGACAGTGCATGTTTGACTGAGGCAGTAGTTGTTGATGCTCAGTGGCATTGTCTCAGATGAAAGCTGAATGATGAATAATTTTGCGATGGATCATGTTAATAAACAGAAAGCATACATCTGCCCTTTTACCTCTCTGTCCATCCCaatacgacacacacacacacacacacgcacacacacacacacacacaaacaccctttACCCAAAATGCTGCActccaaaaacatttgtgattttaaagcCACATTTCTTTAAACACTAATGCACCATGCATACTGTATTCGCCTACTTCACTGTAATGCAACAGGGAAAAGCAAGTCATTCCTACTAATTAGTACCATTATTTAGGTGTGACATTTGTCACTGACAAGAATATTTCTTcatgcacaggaagtgatgcaatgAAATGTAAGTGCAAAGTCCAGTTCAAAAGTGTGAAGTAGTGCTCTGTCCGGACTCATCAGTGATAGCTGAACCTCCTCAGTACTCGTGCACCAGCTGGACACTACAAAGAAGAAACTTGGTCTACTAATGTCATGGTACATGACGTCTGGGTATTGAAGTCCCCAGTATTCAAAGAGGTGCTTGCG
Above is a genomic segment from Chelmon rostratus isolate fCheRos1 chromosome 14, fCheRos1.pri, whole genome shotgun sequence containing:
- the esama gene encoding endothelial cell adhesion molecule a, which gives rise to MEVYNTSRKLTLLSFAFLWGLSGIWAQIQMPQTSMNVTKGQMVVLRASYTTEPGSDLSTNTILWNFVSNNTQLIISYTKGSMSVGSSQFKGRVGFTTSMPSRDVSLYINNTQESDSGRYFCQIIIPDNPGLTAELSLDVKVPPAVPKCSLSGKPVLKGNVTLSCRSSSGKPIPMYKWRKTSPTSEVFFSPMLNEKTGTLKLSNLSSNMSGKYVCTASNSAGSESCFINLEIVTSTNVGMIVGATVGSVVGFIFLLLLCLVFLVKRRRDNEDDMANEIKEDAQAPKRVSWAKSGMGSDIISKNGTLSSIASSPHHKEPSHHHNNHHHHHLQQYPQRPPSDTASIITATGSTAGYRPSRHHGASTPTHYSYNNNTTLPRGQPVSSEASTNGSSLPRPERFAQLPQAQVLPQTYSQPQPQLQAAPSPPPLPTSTVTASNITRMGGVPIMVPAQNQAGSLV